One Homo sapiens chromosome 3, GRCh38.p14 Primary Assembly genomic window carries:
- the MITF gene encoding microphthalmia-associated transcription factor isoform 8 (isoform 8 is encoded by transcript variant 8) gives MLEMLEYNHYQVQTHLENPTKYHIQQAQRQQVKQYLSTTLANKHANQVLSLPCPNQPGDHVMPPVPGSSAPNSPMAMLTLNSNCEKEFMKQ, from the exons ATGCTGGAAATGCTAGAATATAATCACTATCAG GTGCAGACCCACCTCGAAAACCCCACCAAGTACCACATACAGCAAGCCCAACGGCAGCAGGTAAAGCAGTACCTTTCTACCACTTTAGCAAATAAACATGCCAACCAAGTCCTGAGCTTGCCATGTCCAAACCAGCCTGGCGATCATGTCATGCCACCGGTGCCGGGGAGCAGCGCACCCAACAGCCCCATGGCTATGCTTACGCTTAACTCCAACTGTGAAAAAGAG TTTATGAAGCAGTGA